In a single window of the Danio aesculapii chromosome 20, fDanAes4.1, whole genome shotgun sequence genome:
- the serpinb1 gene encoding leukocyte elastase inhibitor, whose product MEGVSRANSLFALDLYRALSASSAEGNIFFSPLSISAALSMVYLGARGDTAGEMAKVLSFSSVSDVHSHFETLISSINSPSASYILRLANRLYGEKTFSFLPEYLSSSLKLYHADLQAVDFIGASEQSRQLINKWVEEQTENKIRDLLKPGMVTGMTRLALVNAIYFKGNWLQRFKAQDTKEMPFKINQKEKRPVQMMYQKKKFPFNYIYDHRLQVLELPYVKEELSMLILLPEESQDGSDPLLKLESELTIDKLHEWTNRSNMDTHTDIIVHLPKFKLEIESSLVEILMGMGMSSVFQEGKADLTGMTGHGGLFLSAVAHKAFVDVNEEGTEAAAATAAVAVLCMFGEEHFMADHPFLFYIRHNPTNSILFFGRFRGPS is encoded by the exons ATGGAGGGAGTCTCTCGTGCTAACAGTCTCTTCGCTCTGGATCTCTATCGGGCTCTGAGCGCCAGCAGCGCTGAGGGAAACATCTTCTTTTCTCCACTGAGCATCAGCGCAGCGCTCAGCATGGTCTACTTGGGAGCCCGAGGAGACACTGCTGGAGAAATGGCAAAG GTTTTGTCCTTCAGTTCTGTCTCTGATGTTCACTCTCATTTCGAGACCCTCATCTCATCTATCAACAGTCCATCAGCCTCCTACATCCTCAGACTGGCCAACCGCCTCTATGGAGAGAAAACCTTCAGCTTCTTACCT GAATATTTGAGCTCCTCTCTGAAGCTGTATCACGCTGACCTTCAGGCTGTGGACTTCATTGGAGCCTCAGAGCAATCCAGACAGCTCATTAACAAATGGGTGGAGGAGCAGACAGAGA ATAAAATCAGAGATCTTCTCAAGCCGGGTATGGTGACTGGAATGACCCGACTAGCTCTAGTTAATGCCATCTACTTCAAAGGGAACTGGCTGCAAAGATTTAAGGCTCAAGACACCAaagaaatgccatttaaaataAACCAG AAAGAGAAGCGGCCAGTGCAAATGATGTACCAGAAGAAAAAGTTCCCATTCAACTACATCTATGACCACCGCTTGCAAGTGCTGGAGTTGCCATATGTAAAGGAGGAGCTCAGCATGTTAATTCTTCTTCCTGAGGAATCTCAGGATGGATCTGATCCTCTTCTGAAG CTGGAGAGTGAGCTGACCATTGACAAGCTGCACGAATGGACCAACAGAAGCAACATGGACACACATACAGATATCATAGTCCATTTGCCAAAGTTCAAACTGGAGATTGAGAGTTCCTTGGTAGAAATATTGATGGGGATGGGGATGAGCTCTGTGTTCCAGGAAGGAAAGGCCGATCTGACAGGCATGACTGGCCACGGTGGCCTCTTCCTTTCGGCGGTCGCCCACAAAGCCTTTGTAGATGTAAATGAAGAAGGCACAGAGGCAGCAGCGGCAACAGCAGCCGTTGCGGTCCTCTGTATGTTCGGAGAAGAGCACTTTATGGCTGACCATCCCTTCTTGTTCTACATCAGGCACAACCCAACCAACAGCATCCTGTTCTTCGGCAGATTCAGGGGCCCGTCTTAA
- the LOC130248093 gene encoding LOW QUALITY PROTEIN: serpin peptidase inhibitor, clade B (ovalbumin), member 1-like (The sequence of the model RefSeq protein was modified relative to this genomic sequence to represent the inferred CDS: substituted 1 base at 1 genomic stop codon) codes for MEGVSRANSLFALDLYRALSASSAEGNIFFSPLSISAALSMVYLGARGDTAAEMERXIISQCIYWGTGDFHWGTHFETLISSINSPSASYILRLANRLYGEKTLSFLHEYLDSTMKLYRAELQTVDFIGASEESRQLINKWVEKQTENKIRNLLKPGMVTTMTRLALVNAIYFKGKWIHIFQAKNTREMAFKTNQKESHPVRMMYQRNKLPFRCLPENKLQVLELQYTQQELSMLILLPDETKDGSDPLLKLEKELTLEKLLDWTNRDKMDTQGSVIVRLPKFKLEIESCLSETLEKMGMSSVFQETKADLTGMSSNGGLFLSAVIHKAFVDVNEDGTEAAAATCVYITTSLVPLPEPQYYFIADHPFMFFIRHNPTNSILFLGRYRSPF; via the exons ATGGAGGGAGTCTCTCGTGCTAACAGTCTCTTCGCTCTGGATCTCTATCGGGCTCTGAGCGCCAGCAGCGCTGAAGGAAACATCTTCTTTTCTCCACTGAGCATCAGCGCAGCGCTCAGCATGGTCTACTTGGGGGCCCGAGGAGACACTGCCGCAGAAATGGAGAGG taaatcatatctcaatgcatttactggggcactggagattttcactggggcactcATTTCGAGACCCTCATCTCATCTATCAACAGTCCATCAGCCTCCTACATCCTCAGACTGGCCAACCGCCTCTATGGAGAGAAAACCCTCAGCTTCTTACAT gaaTATTTGGACTCCACTATGAAGCTGTATCGTGCTGAACTTCAGACTGTGGATTTCATTGGAGCATCAGAGGAGTCTCGACAGCTCATTAACAAATGGGTGGAAAAGCAGACAGAGA ACAAAATCAGAAATCTCCTGAAGCCTGGTATGGTGACTACAATGACCCGACTAGCATTGGTTAACGCCATCTACTTTAAAGGGAAATGGATACACATATTTCAAGCAAAAAACACTAGAGAAATGGCATTCAAAACAAACCAG AAGGAGAGCCATCCTGTGCGAATGATGTACCAGCGAAATAAGCTCCCTTTCAGATGCCTCCCAGAGAATAAACTGCAGGTGCTTGAGTTACAATATACACAGCAGGAGCTCAGCATGTTGATCCTTCTTCCAGACGAAACTAAGGATGGATCTGATCCTCTTCTCAAG CTGGAGAAAGAGTTGACTCTTGAAAAGCTGCTTGACTGGACCAACAGAGACAAAATGGACACACAGGGTTCGGTCATTGTCCGTCTGCCAAAGTTCAAGTTGGAGATTGAGAGCTGTCTATCAGAAACATTGGAAAAGATGGGCATGAGCTCTGTGTTCCAGGAAACCAAAGCTGATCTGACAGGCATGAGCAGTAATGGGGGTCTCTTCCTTTCAGCAGTGATTCACAAGGCATTTGTTGATGTCAATGAGGATGGAACTGAAGCAGCAGCAGCTACATGCGTGTATATTACAACTAGTCTTGTCCCCCTACCAGAACCTCAGTATTATTTCATTGCAGATCACCCCTTCATGTTCTTCATCAGGCACAACCCCACAAACAGCATCCTCTTCTTGGGCAGATACAGAAGCCCATTCTAG